From Halapricum desulfuricans, a single genomic window includes:
- the ubaA gene encoding SAMP-activating enzyme E1, whose product MSLGLDQTQLDRYSRHVILDDVGPEGQAALLDSSVLVVGAGGLGSPVIQYLAAAGIGRLGVADDDVVERSNLQRQVIHGESDIDRPKVDSAAEFVAELNPDVTVRTHEVRVSPDNVLDLIGDYDVVVDATDNFQARFLLNDACVLTDTPLSHGAVYRFEGQVTTFERGADSPCYRCLFPEAPPEGAVPDCATAGVLGVVPGLIGTIQATEVIKLLLGYGESLEGRLWSFDAAAMDVETVPIRRNPDCPVCGDDPVVTSVDDVDYPDRCRIASE is encoded by the coding sequence ATGTCGCTCGGGCTCGATCAGACGCAACTCGATCGCTACTCCCGCCACGTCATCCTCGACGACGTCGGTCCGGAGGGACAGGCCGCGCTGCTGGATAGCTCCGTGCTCGTCGTTGGAGCCGGCGGGCTGGGGTCGCCGGTCATCCAGTACCTCGCGGCCGCCGGCATCGGACGACTCGGCGTCGCGGACGACGACGTGGTCGAGCGCAGCAACCTCCAGCGACAGGTCATCCACGGCGAGTCCGACATCGATCGGCCGAAAGTCGACAGCGCGGCCGAGTTCGTCGCCGAGTTGAACCCCGACGTGACCGTCCGGACACACGAGGTGCGTGTCAGTCCCGACAACGTGCTGGATCTGATCGGGGACTACGACGTCGTCGTCGACGCGACCGACAACTTCCAGGCCCGGTTTCTCCTCAACGACGCCTGCGTGTTGACGGACACGCCGCTGTCACACGGTGCCGTCTACCGCTTCGAGGGACAGGTAACCACCTTCGAACGCGGGGCGGACTCGCCGTGCTACCGCTGTCTGTTTCCCGAGGCCCCGCCCGAGGGTGCCGTCCCGGACTGTGCGACCGCCGGCGTCCTCGGCGTCGTCCCGGGCCTGATCGGGACGATCCAGGCGACTGAAGTGATCAAACTCCTCCTCGGGTACGGCGAGTCCCTCGAAGGTCGACTGTGGAGCTTCGACGCCGCCGCGATGGACGTGGAGACGGTCCCGATCCGCCGAAACCCCGACTGTCCGGTCTGCGGCGACGATCCCGTGGTCACGTCCGTCGACGACGTCGACTACCCGGATCGGTGCCGGATCGCGAGCGAGTGA